In Ischnura elegans chromosome 9, ioIscEleg1.1, whole genome shotgun sequence, the following proteins share a genomic window:
- the LOC124164923 gene encoding tigger transposable element-derived protein 4-like, giving the protein MKLTQARDPKLDEGVLMWLKQARGQNLPISSNLIKEKAMKLAELMHIPDFMVSNGLLDHFKKRHGITFKTVQGEAGAVDSQSLLEWQQQVLRPLLRQFSVDDVFNLDETGLFWQLLPNKTMAFRGEQCTGGKKSKQRITFLIGANMSRSEKFPLLVIGASKRSCL; this is encoded by the coding sequence ATGAAGTTGACACAGGCACGTGACCCGAAGCTTGATGAGGGAGTGCTCATGTGGCTGAAGCAAGCAAGAGGACAGAATCTGCCCATCAGCAGCAATCTGATCAAGGAGAAGGCAATGAAACTGGCTGAACTGATGCACATCCCGGACTTCATGGTGAGCAACGGTTTGTTAGACCATTTCAAGAAGCGCCACGGCATCACGTTCAAGACGGTGCAGGGTGAAGCTGGAGCGGTAGATTCGCAATCCCTTCTTGAGTGGCAACAACAAGTTCTCCGGCCCTTACTAAGACAGTTCTCCGTAGACGACGTCTTCAACCTGGACGAGACTGGACTCTTCTGGCAGCTGCTTCCAAACAAGACCATGGCTTTCAGGGGAGAGCAGTGTACAGGAGGAAAGAAAAGTAAGCAAAGGATCACTTTTCTGATTGGGGCAAACATGAGCCGCAGCGAGAAGTTCCCTCTTCTGGTGATCGGCGCTTCGAAGAGATCGTGCCTTTAA